In a single window of the Pongo abelii isolate AG06213 chromosome 1, NHGRI_mPonAbe1-v2.0_pri, whole genome shotgun sequence genome:
- the PEX19 gene encoding peroxisomal biogenesis factor 19 — MAAAEEDYGVGAEADRELEELLESALDDFDKAKPSPAPPSTTTAPDASGPQKRSPGDTAKDSLFASQEKFFQELFDSELASQATAEFEKAMKELAEEEPHLVEQFQKLSEAAGRVGSDMTSQQEFTSCLKETLSGLAKNATDLQNSGMSEEELTKAMEGLGMDEGDGEGNILPIMQSIMQNLLSKDVLYPSLKEITEKYPEWLQSHRESLPPEQFEKYQEQHSVMCKICEQFEAETPTDSETTQKARFEMVLDLMQQLQDLGHPPKELAGEMPPGLNFDLDALNLSGPPGASGEQCLIM, encoded by the exons ATGGCGGCCGCTGAGGAAGATTATGGTGTCGGGGCCGAAGCGGACAGGGAATTGGAGGAGCTTCTGGAAA GTGCTCTTGATGATTTCGATAAAGCCAAACCCTCCCCAGCACCCCCTTCTACCACCACGGCCCCTGATGCTTCGGGGCCCCAGAAGAGATCGCCAGGAGACACTGCCAAA GATTCCCTCTTCGCTTCCCAAGAGAAGTTTTTCCAGGAACTATTCGACAGTGAACTGGCTTCCCAAGCCACTGCGGAGTTCGAGAAGGCAATGAAGGAGTTGGCTGAGGAAGAGCCCCACCTGGTGGAGCAGTTCCAAAAGCTCTCGGAAGCTGCAGGGAGAGTGG GCAGTGATATGACCTCCCAACAAGAATTCACTTCTTGCCTAAAGGAAACACTAAGTGGATTAGCCAAAAATGCCACTGACCTTCAG AACTCCGGCATGTCAGAAGAAGAGCTGACCAAGGCCATGGAGGGGCTAGGCATGGAcgaaggggatggggaggggaacaTCCTCCCCATCATGCAGAGTATTATGCAGAACCTACTCTCCAAGGATGTGCTGTACCCATCACTGAAGGAGATCACAGAAAAG taTCCAGAATGGTTGCAGAGTCATCGGGAATCTCTACCTCCAGAGCAGTTTGAAAAATATCAGGAGCAGCACAGCGTCATGTGCAAAATATGTGAGCAGTTCGAGGCAGAGACCCCCACAGACAGTGAAACCACTCAAAAGGCTCGTTTTGAGATGGTGCTGGATCTTATGCAGCAG cTACAGGATTTGGGCCATCCTCCAAAGGAGCTGGCTGGAGAGATG CCTCCTGGCCTCAACTTTGACCTGGATGCCCTCAATCTTTCGGGCCCACCAGGTGCCAGTGGCGAACAGTGTCTGATCATGTGA
- the PEX19 gene encoding peroxisomal biogenesis factor 19 isoform X3 yields the protein MAAAEEDYGVGAEADRELEELLESALDDFDKAKPSPAPPSTTTAPDASGPQKRSPGDTAKDSLFASQEKFFQELFDSELASQATAEFEKAMKELAEEEPHLVEQFQKLSEAAGRVGSDMTSQQEFTSCLKETLSGLAKNATDLQNSGMSEEELTKAMEGLGMDEGDGEGNILPIMQSIMQNLLSKDVLYPSLKEITEKYPEWLQSHRESLPPEQFEKYQEQHSVMCKICEQFEAETPTDSETTQKARFEMVLDLMQQLQDLGHPPKELAGEMVPVANSV from the exons ATGGCGGCCGCTGAGGAAGATTATGGTGTCGGGGCCGAAGCGGACAGGGAATTGGAGGAGCTTCTGGAAA GTGCTCTTGATGATTTCGATAAAGCCAAACCCTCCCCAGCACCCCCTTCTACCACCACGGCCCCTGATGCTTCGGGGCCCCAGAAGAGATCGCCAGGAGACACTGCCAAA GATTCCCTCTTCGCTTCCCAAGAGAAGTTTTTCCAGGAACTATTCGACAGTGAACTGGCTTCCCAAGCCACTGCGGAGTTCGAGAAGGCAATGAAGGAGTTGGCTGAGGAAGAGCCCCACCTGGTGGAGCAGTTCCAAAAGCTCTCGGAAGCTGCAGGGAGAGTGG GCAGTGATATGACCTCCCAACAAGAATTCACTTCTTGCCTAAAGGAAACACTAAGTGGATTAGCCAAAAATGCCACTGACCTTCAG AACTCCGGCATGTCAGAAGAAGAGCTGACCAAGGCCATGGAGGGGCTAGGCATGGAcgaaggggatggggaggggaacaTCCTCCCCATCATGCAGAGTATTATGCAGAACCTACTCTCCAAGGATGTGCTGTACCCATCACTGAAGGAGATCACAGAAAAG taTCCAGAATGGTTGCAGAGTCATCGGGAATCTCTACCTCCAGAGCAGTTTGAAAAATATCAGGAGCAGCACAGCGTCATGTGCAAAATATGTGAGCAGTTCGAGGCAGAGACCCCCACAGACAGTGAAACCACTCAAAAGGCTCGTTTTGAGATGGTGCTGGATCTTATGCAGCAG cTACAGGATTTGGGCCATCCTCCAAAGGAGCTGGCTGGAGAGATG GTGCCAGTGGCGAACAGTGTCTGA
- the PEX19 gene encoding peroxisomal biogenesis factor 19 isoform X2, whose protein sequence is MAAAEEDYGVGAEADRELEELLESALDDFDKAKPSPAPPSTTTAPDASGPQKRSPGDTAKDSLFASQEKFFQELFDSELASQATAEFEKAMKELAEEEPHLVEQFQKLSEAAGRVGSDMTSQQEFTSCLKETLSGLAKNATDLQNSGMSEEELTKAMEGLGMDEGDGEGNILPIMQSIMQNLLSKDVLYPSLKEITEKYPEWLQSHRESLPPEQFEKYQEQHSVMCKICEQFEAETPTDSETTQKARFEMVLDLMQQLQDLGHPPKELAGEMVWSSHCVLPTRQV, encoded by the exons ATGGCGGCCGCTGAGGAAGATTATGGTGTCGGGGCCGAAGCGGACAGGGAATTGGAGGAGCTTCTGGAAA GTGCTCTTGATGATTTCGATAAAGCCAAACCCTCCCCAGCACCCCCTTCTACCACCACGGCCCCTGATGCTTCGGGGCCCCAGAAGAGATCGCCAGGAGACACTGCCAAA GATTCCCTCTTCGCTTCCCAAGAGAAGTTTTTCCAGGAACTATTCGACAGTGAACTGGCTTCCCAAGCCACTGCGGAGTTCGAGAAGGCAATGAAGGAGTTGGCTGAGGAAGAGCCCCACCTGGTGGAGCAGTTCCAAAAGCTCTCGGAAGCTGCAGGGAGAGTGG GCAGTGATATGACCTCCCAACAAGAATTCACTTCTTGCCTAAAGGAAACACTAAGTGGATTAGCCAAAAATGCCACTGACCTTCAG AACTCCGGCATGTCAGAAGAAGAGCTGACCAAGGCCATGGAGGGGCTAGGCATGGAcgaaggggatggggaggggaacaTCCTCCCCATCATGCAGAGTATTATGCAGAACCTACTCTCCAAGGATGTGCTGTACCCATCACTGAAGGAGATCACAGAAAAG taTCCAGAATGGTTGCAGAGTCATCGGGAATCTCTACCTCCAGAGCAGTTTGAAAAATATCAGGAGCAGCACAGCGTCATGTGCAAAATATGTGAGCAGTTCGAGGCAGAGACCCCCACAGACAGTGAAACCACTCAAAAGGCTCGTTTTGAGATGGTGCTGGATCTTATGCAGCAG cTACAGGATTTGGGCCATCCTCCAAAGGAGCTGGCTGGAGAGATG GTATGGAGTTCACACTGTGTGCTGCCAACCCGGCAAGTTTGA